The Oncorhynchus mykiss isolate Arlee chromosome 20, USDA_OmykA_1.1, whole genome shotgun sequence genomic sequence gaaaaaaaactattacCCTAACAAACTACAAAAGGACATAAACAGAAAAAACATACAGAAAAACATCAAtaataaatacactgctcaaaaaaaataaagggaacacttaaacaacacaatgtaactccaagttaatcacacttctgtgaaatcaaactgtccacttaggaagcaacactgattgacaatacatttcacatgctgttgtgcaaatggaatagacaactggtggaaattataggcaattagcaagacacccccaataaaggagtggttctgcaggtggagaccacagaccacagagcacttctcagttcctatgcttcctggctgatgttttggtcacttttgaatgctggcggtgctttcactctagtggtaacatgagacggagtctacaacccacacaagtggctcaggtagtgcagctcatccaggatggcacatcaatgcgagctgtggcaagaaggtttgctgtgtctgtcagcgtagtgtccagagcatggaggcgctaccaggagacaggccagtacatcaggagacgtggaggaggccgtaggagggcaacaacccagcagcaggaccgctacctccgcctttgtgcaaggaggagcaggaggagcactgccagagccctgcaaaatgacctccagccagccacaaatgtgcatgagtctgctcaaacggtcagaaacagactccatgagggttttatgagggcccgacgtccacaggtcggggttgtgcttacagccagagaacaccaagattggcaaattcgccactggcgccctgtgctcttcacagatgaaagcaggttcacactgagcacatgtgacagacgtgacagagtctggagacgccgtggagaacatcctcaagcatgaccggtttggcggtgggtcagtcatggtgtggggtggcatttctttggggggccgcacagccctccatgtgctcgccagcggtagcctgactgccattagttaccgagatgagatcctcagaccccttgtgagaccatatgctggtgcggttggccctgggttcctcctaatgcaagacaatgctagacctcatgtggctggagtgtgtcagtagttcctgcaagaggaaggcattgatgctatggactggcccacccattccccagacctgaatccaattgagcatatCTGGGATCTGGGATTGGgactgggacatcatgtctcgctccatacaccaacgccacgttgcaccacagactgtccaggagttggcggatgctttagtccaggtctgggaggagatccctcaggagaccatccgccacctcatcaggaacatgcccaggcattgtagggaggtcatacaggcacatggaggccacacacactactgagcctcattttgacttgttttaaggacattacatcaaagttggatcagcttgtagtgtggttttccactttaattttgagtgtgactccaaatccagacctccatgggttgataaatttgatttccattgataatttttgtgtgattttgttgtcggcacattcaactatgtaaagaaaaaagtatttaataagaatatttcattcattcagatctaggatgtgttattttagtgttccctttatttttttgagcagtgtatattatctcaacagaaacaacaacaaatagAATTGCCATATGACTGGCCTTCAGGAATTTTTTTAACTTGCAACCTTTCCTTTGTCTATGATGCCTCTTGATGTATTATTTAGTCACACTTGGTCCCATTTGTCAATCCTTTTagtttataaactcagcaaaaaaagaaacctccctttttcaggaccctgtctttcaaagatatttcgtaaaaatccaaataacttcacagatcttcattgtaaaaggtttaaacactgtttcccttttttgttcaatgaaccataaacaattaatgaacatgcacctgtggaacggtcattaagacactaacagcttacagacggtaggcaattaaggtcacagttatgaaaacttaggacactaacgaggcatttctactgactctgaaaaacaacaaacaaagatgcccagggtccctgttcatctgcgtgaacgtgctttaggcatgctgcaaggaggcatgaggactgcagatgtggccagggcaataaattgcaatgtccgtactgtgggacgcctaagacagcgctacagggtgaCAGGACGAACAGTTGATCGTCCTCgcaatggcagaccacgtgtaacaacacctgcataggatcggtacatccgaacatcaagcctgcgggacaggtacaggatggcaacaacaactgcccgagttacaccaggaatgcactatccctctgtcagtgctcagactgtctgcaataggctgagaggggctggactgagggcttctaggcctgttgtaaggcaggtcctcaccagacatcaccggcaacaacctcgcctatgggcacaaacccaccatcgctggaccagacaggactggcaaaaaatgcTCTTcgctgacgagtcacggttttgtctcaggggtgatggtcagattcgagAGGGGATGGTCAATTTCTCGTTTATCGTCGAAAGAAtaagcattacaccgaggcctgcactctggagcgggagcgatttggagttggagggtccctcatggtctggggtggtgtgtcacagcatcatcagactgagcatgttgtcattgcaggcaatctcaacgctgtgtgttacagggaaggcatcctcctccctcatgtggtacccttcctgcaggctcatcctgacatgaccctccagcatgacaatgccaccagccatactgctcgttctgtgcgtgatttcctgaaagacaggaatgtcagtgccatggccagcgaagagcccggatctcaatcccattgagcacgtctgcgacctgttggatcggagagtgaggactagggccattccccccctcagaattgtccgggaacttgcaggtttcttggtggaagagtgggtaacatctcacagcaagaactggcaaatctgctgcagtccatgaggaggagaggcacggcagtacttaatgcagctagtggccacaccagatactgactgttacttttgatttcgaCACCCCTCCGCCCTCGTTCAGGGACACatgattcaatttctgttagtcacatgtctgtggaacttgttcagtttatgtctcagttgttgaatcttgttgtgtaaatatttgtatgaacaaagtggtaagtttgctgaaaataaacgcagttgacagtgagaggacagtgagtttctttttttgctgagtttagtagtgTTTGACAGTTATTTTTTGAAAGAATCCAATAGCATATTATTTTTCAGAGTTTTCAAAATGAAAACCTTCCCACAGCAGAATTAAAACATTGTATAGAGTGTTGCATCTGTCCCTTAAGTCTCCCAATATCTCTGTTTGTGGCGAGATAACAAAATCATGTAAAACAGGGACTAACCCTTCATGTACTCTTTTTCAAATATTAGCCCCTATGTGATAACACCAGAAAATATGTAACAAATCCTCCACTTCTCTGTAAATTCAAATATTTCAATTATATAATGGGGAGATGTCCTCTGTGATTAAGATGTAGATACTTGATTTTTGATGATTCAACGATTGAGTTGTCCTAGTCTGTCTTAGTCTTGAAGTTGAATTTGGAAGGTATGTTTCATGATTGGGACCTATAATTCAACCAGTTAAATCAACCAACTTCAACAATCAACCCTCATGGGCCAGCATTCCATCCGATCACGGGTTGTTGACAATCTGTTGGCAATAAAGGCAACTTCCGATTGAGCCCACATACGCAGAGTTTACCAGATGTGATCTCTGAGAACGCGGGAACATTGCTTTTAAAAGCTGCAggcaacactttatttggatagtcccaaGTAGATGGGACAACATTTAAACTAACTAACCACTAATcccaaccctagccctaaccctaaccttaacccttatcctaaccccaacccttattctaaacctaaccttaacagtaaccttagcaagcagttgcttatcaacatagagtttgttgatagtatgaccatctgtagatcATTTgtgggactatccaaataaagtgggaCCAAGCCCTGATGTCAATACTCCACTGTTTGTAAACAATATATTTGTCAACAAACAATGCTCAGCTTCAAAATAAGTTGAATACTATAATTGTGGTCTTATGAACTGTCAGTcaatctatgaatttgagtggttacatttctccaggccatCCCTCAGCTTTAGCAAACCGAGTGGCAGGGCTACTATTAGGCAGAAAAATGTATTAAGGCTGGGATTCAATAAGATGGCTCTATTCGACAATGtggcttttaaaggcaatgttaccgcGTTCATGGAGTTCGCATTCAAGGTAAAAACTACAGACGTCGAGTAGTCCATTGGAAAGGACCTTTAAATGTCAAGCGCACTATAGCGAGGTTACATATTGAATCCCAGCCTTAGTATTGTGCCCTGTAACTTTAGTGTGCCCTAATTCAGTCTGTATGACTGACAGGGGAGATGATCAATGCGGGATCGTTATTATCATGAAACCCACAGTCAAAGAATGGATAGAGTTTCTCAGTGAAGTTGCAGCCAGTGAAAGAGAAGATATGAGCTTTGGTCTCCACATTATAGAATGACACCTGACCCTCCTCATAATCCACAAACACCCCCACCTTCTGGGGCTTTTCCAAGGTGAGGGTTACAGAAGGAGAGGTGTTGGCCTCATAGGTATTCCTATAACTTTTATATTTCTGTCCCATTGTCCAGAATCCACCCTCAGGGGTCAGTGGAAGCCCTGAATCTAAAAAAACCTCTAAGGGTGTCCACTCAATGGACCTATCAATGGACTCTCTGGCCACTCCTAACTCCCAGCAATTCCTCCCCTTCACCTGCACCTCATAGTAGAATCTCCCAGAGGAGAAGCCCTCCTTTCCCAGGATACATCGACTAACAAACCTCTTTGGGTTTTCAGGGCGAAAGTTCCATGTCTGTCCAATTCTCACTTGTTTCCCATCTGCAGACAGGCCGAGAAAGGGATTTGCTGTATCAGGGTCCAGAGTCACATCCACGGCATATTGCTGCATACTCTTCAGATTGTCAGGAATCTTCAGCTTGTCAGGAATCTTCAGCTTGTCAGGAAACTTCTCCATTGCTTTATTGCATTTTTCCATAAGCTCAGAAAATGCTTTCCTCGTCTTCTCCTCCAGCTCGGACACAGAGCTCCTCAAAACTCTCATCACATTCATCAGCTCAGTGTGAAtactgatctcagaccagttcTTGGCATTTGGAGGGGTACATAGGGATAGGGAGCTTTGGAGGAGTTGAAGGTGATCCTCAGTGTGTGAGAGATGCTTCAGCTCAGTGCTTCTCCTCAGTAGCTCATTAATTTCCTGCTCCAGCTCTTTAATGAACCCTTCAGCCCGCTTCTCTGCTGCTTCCTGCTTCTCCTCAACCACCTCAATGAGCTCAGCCTGGCTTCTCTCAATGGAGCGCACCAGATCAGTGAAGACCTGCatgctgtctgttatctctctctctgcgtctctcttgCTGAGCTCTACTGAATGTTTGATCTCCCAACCCTTTTGCATTCGCTCCTGGATCATCTGCTGCACTTGTGCATCCATCTTCCCAAGCTGAGCCTTCCTCTCTCCACACTCTTCCTCTAGATGGACGATGTGGTGAGTCTTGTGGTCTGTCTCAGTACAGAACTGACAAACACACATCTGGTCAGTTCTACAAAACAGCTCAAGGAGTGTGTTGTGTTTCTTACACATGATTCTGTCCTCCAGGTTCTCCATGTAGAAGTCACAGACCCCTTTCCCAGCCCTGTGAAGAGATTCATCTCTGACTCTATTCCTCTTAAAATGATCTGCGACATCTCTGAGTGTCGTGTTGGTCTTTAGCTCTGGTCTTATGTAGAAATTATGCTTACACATTGGACACTGGCACAGGCTAGTGGTATCCCAGTATCCACTAATACAGGCCTTGCAGAAGTTGTGTCCACATGGAGTGGAGACTGGCTCAGTGAACACATCCCGACAGATGGAGCACTGGAACTGATCTTCAGACAGGAGACTGCTGGAGGACGCCATTTCTGTATCACAATACAAATTATAAGAATACTTCCTGGAATGAGTCAGCATTATACAGTAATTCATTATCTGAATACTATGTATTGATTTTTGTAGTGATAACAATCTTGATTCACAGTTTCAACATTttccatacatttttattttatccaGAGGAGgaagagttaagaaaagattGTTCTGTACTTTACCTATCCATCTTTTTAATTTAAAGGTTTGGAGAAGTAGTGACTTATAAATGAATGTTAAACCATTATGGATAATATGTTTGTAACGCTGTCCATATGTTAACAGAATTTTAACAGCACGGGTGAAAAAAACAGGAACTACAGAGAATATGGCTTGAATTCCACACAGttaatacatctctctctctctttcaatggAGGCTGCTAAAGGGAGGACggatcataataatggctggaatggggtcattggaatggtatcaaccacatggaaaccgtgtgtttgatgtgtttgataccattccattgaccccattccagccattattataaaccatcctcccatcagcagcctccactgctctctctctctctctctctctctactcacctGAGTGTTTATTCCTTGTTGAGTTGACGAAAAGTAGACTTTGTGTATCTGTGTTGTTATTTTTTGCAAAGAGTAGAAGAGAGCTTGTTACCATGTGTGATTTCCTTCTCCCAACATAACTTTCATTTCAGCATAGTGACAAGCCCTGAACTCCTCCCTGCTTTGCCGCTCTTAAAGAGACACAGCTTCACTTTTACTCAGTTGTCTAAAGTCCAATCATCATCATCTCCACCCTCATCACCTTCCTCATCCTAATCAAAACCTACAATGTTAATATGAAGTGCTTTGTGACCCCAAAACTGATGGCAACAGCTGCCACGAAAGCAAAGGAGACAAAACCTTAACTTTGCTAGAGTATGAAAACACATCATTAGATGCTTTGAAACATGACACGGTGTTGTAAAACCCCTTCATCAAGTGTTGTGCAACACTTTTCCAGGGACTGGGATCAGTACCGGAAAATGTTGAAAACACTATTTTGGTGTTTCAAGTTCTAAGTGCAGaattgtactgaacaaaaatataaacacaacatgcaaccatttAAACGATTTgactgttacagttcatataaggaaagcagtcaattgaaataaattcatgagaccctaatctatggatgggcatgggtgggcctgggagggcataggcccacccactggggagccaggcacaTCCAATCAGAACAACCAACATGTACTTAGTAAAAATATAAGAAAAAAATCCAACTTAATATGTTTTACAAAATGTAAGTCAATTTTATATGAGGATAACCAAAGTTAGAGAAAATGAGTGATTATACTAATTAGAAGTCTGGTTTTAATCTCCTTGCACTTCCTATCTTGCCACATGTCTCTGTTTTTAGAGGATTGTGGGTAATTCCTTTTTTAAAACTCTTTTACACAACGTTGTATGCATGTTTGAAGAAAGTAGACTTCTATATTAGCATTAACCAGTGTGTTGTGCCATGAGGCGTAATGGATCATGGTGAACGGATATCAAAACCGTCACGGAAAATTACATTAAATGATGAGACAACCCATTCCCAAAAAATGAGACTATTAATGGTAGAGGCAATTACAGTATCCTGTAATACTTGCTGTAAAACCACCAGTTACTATTACTGGATTGGATACTGTGATTAACTATGCCTGTTGAAGTGGTTAAACAAATAACTATTCTCCATAGGTCTATATTGTGAATCAATATTTAGGCTATCTCATTTTCATTTCTTTAACCATTTGATTGTATGAGGGACTACCTTTCACATGCACTGAAACCCCCCAAAAGTGTTTTCAAACACCAATATTCAGATTGAAGAACCACTTTAGGTGTTTCAGTGTACTTATTTTCTGTTTTCAAACACTGTGTATCATAACACATACACTGGGTTTACATTCAAACACCCTCCAAACACCAGATATCAGGTTAGATGCACTACTTGTAAAGACTGCATTACACAATCATGATGTTTTGAGTCTTTATATTTTTACAGTACATTGCATCTTTCTGCTATCTCCTTTCTACTATCCCTCAATAGGTGTGTGTTTCAGCTATAGCTGGCTACtgagcctgtctctctctcagagctctgagtgtttagcctctctctctcttgctttctctctctctcagagctctgTGTTTagcctctctctcgcttgctttctctctctctctcaaagctcTGTGTTTAGCCtatctctcttgctttctctctctctctctctcttgctttctctctctctcagagcttggtttagcctctctctctctctctctctctctttctctctcttgctttctctctctctcagagctctgtgtttagcctctctctctctcttgctttctctctctctcagagctctgtttagccccccctctctctctctctctctcttgctttctctctctctcagagctctgtgtttagcctctctctctctcttgctttctctctctctgagctctgtgtttagcctctctctctctctctctctctctctcttgctttctctctctctcagagctctgtgtttagcctctctctctctctctctctcagagctctgtttagcccctctctctctcttgctttctctctctctcagagctctgtgtttaggctctctctctctctattgctttctctctctctcagagctctgtgtttagcccccctctctctcttgctttctctctctctgagctctgtTTAGCCTTTtatctctcttgctttctctctctctcagagctctgtgtttagcctctctctctcttgctttctctctctctcagagctctgTGTTTagcctctctctcgcttgctttctcgctctctctcaaagcTCTGTGTTTAGCCtatctctcttgctttctctctctctctctctcttgctttctctctctctcagagcttggtttagcctctctctctctctctctctctctctctttctctctcttgctttctctctctctcagagctctgtgtttagcctctctctctctcttgctttctctctctctcagagctctgtttagccccccccctctctctctctctcttgctttctctctctctcagagctctgtgtttagcctctctctctctcttgctttctctctctctgagctctgtgtttagcctctctctctctctctctctctcttgctttctctctctctcagagctctgtgtttagcctctctctctctctctctcagagctctgtttagcccctctctctctcttgctttctctctctctcagagctctgtgtttaggctctctctctctctattgctttctctctctctcagagctctgtgtttagccccccctctctctcttgctttctctctctctctgagctctgtgtttagtctctctctctctctctcttgctttctctctctctctgagctctgtgtttagtctctctctctctctctctctctctctcttgctttctctctctctctcagagctctgtgtttagcctctctctctcttgctttctctctctcagagctctgtgtttagcccctctctctctctttcttgctttctctctctctcagagctctgtgtttagcctctctctctcttgcattcTCTCTCTCAAAGCTCTGTGTTTAGCCtatctctcttgctttctctctctctctctctcttgctttctctctctctctcagagctctgtttagcctctctctctctctctgtctctctctctctttctctctctctcagagctctgtgtttagcctctctctctctctcttgctttctctctctctcagagctctgtttagccctccccctctctctctctctcgcttgctttctctctctctcagagctctgtgtttagcctctctctctcttgctttctctcactCTGAGCTCTGTgtttagcctctctctctctctctgtcttgctttctctctctctcagagctctgtttaggctctctctctctctcttgctttctctctctctctcagaactcTGTttagcccccctctctctctctcttgctttctctctctctctgagctctgtgtttagtctctctctctctcttgctttttctctctctctcagagctctgtgtttagcttctctctctcttgctttctctctctctctcaaagctcTGTGTTTAGCCtatctctcttgctttctctctctctctctcttgctttctctctcgctcagagcTCTgtttagctttctctctctctctctctctctcttgctttctctctctctcagagctctgtttagcctctctctctctctctctctctctctctcttgcgtgctctctctctcagagttctgtgtttagcctctctctctctttcttgctttctctctctctctcaaagctcTGTGTTTAGCCtatctctcttgctttctctctctctcttgctttctctctctctctcagagctctgattagcccctctctctctctctctgtctctctctctctttctctctcttgctttctctctctctcagagctctgtgtttagcctctctctctctcttgctttctctctctctcagagctctgtttagcccccccactctctctctctctcttgctttctctctctctcagagctctgtgtttagcctctctctctcttgctttctctctctctgagctctgtgtttagcctctctctctctctctctctctcttgctttctctctctctcagagctctgtgtttaggctctctctctctctcttgctttctctctctctcagagctctgtgtttagcccccctctctctctctctcttgctttctctctctctctgagctctgtgtttagtctctctctctctcttgctttctctctctctctcagagctctgtgtttagcctctctctctcttgctctctctctctctctcaaagctcTGTGTTTAgcctctctcttgctttctctctctctctctctcttgctttctctctcagagctctgtttagccactctctctctctctctctctcaaattcaaattcaaattcaaattcaagctgctttattggcatgaaaaacattgtgtcaatattgccaaagcaacaatgtatacaatatacattgtaacaaaattgtaaatgatagcaaataataatataaaatggtagtaaataataataaaaaaataaatacaataaaatggtaacagtctacagtaaacattaataattatagtaataacaataatagtaataataagtaagttactgtttactttgcagatgttattattcagtgtccctcaggctatggcaggaaaatacatatttggctgcaagaggagccattgctccttcgcccatgagtattcttagtttttcctctgggttcaatttgtaaaaatttggaatatatgtagtcatttctgtgaataatgaatctctttgtgaggaatatttatcacagtaaaggagaaagtgcatctctgtctttacctcccctatcatgcagtgaccacatacacgctcctctttgggtagccatgtctttttatgtctgccggtttctattgccaatcggtggtcactcagcctgtacttggtaaggatctgtctctgcttcgtatctctgacagagtagagataatcagccaattcatattctctgtttagggtcagatagcaatttagtcggctttgggattttgtttcgtttttccagtattgtaagtatgattcctttgattggttcatgattttgtttattggaattctttcttttgaagcagtgctggtgtcagcttgattggtgaggtccaacaccagctgactgagagggctcgtttctgggctcagctcttgggcttgaagtgctttaaattgcagactcgaatttggacttgaatttagatgtagccaaaattttaatgatcttttctgtattttcattattactggaaaacggcccaattctgccctacatgcattagttggtgtatttctctggacttgtagaattttccgacagaattctgcatgtagggtttcaattggatgtttgtcccacattttaaaatccagtttattgagtggcccccaaacctcacttccataaagtgctattggtaggattacactgtcaaatattttagtccaaattctaattgggatgtt encodes the following:
- the LOC110498935 gene encoding E3 ubiquitin-protein ligase TRIM39-like; protein product: MVTSSLLLFAKNNNTDTQSLLFVNSTRNKHSEMASSSSLLSEDQFQCSICRDVFTEPVSTPCGHNFCKACISGYWDTTSLCQCPMCKHNFYIRPELKTNTTLRDVADHFKRNRVRDESLHRAGKGVCDFYMENLEDRIMCKKHNTLLELFCRTDQMCVCQFCTETDHKTHHIVHLEEECGERKAQLGKMDAQVQQMIQERMQKGWEIKHSVELSKRDAEREITDSMQVFTDLVRSIERSQAELIEVVEEKQEAAEKRAEGFIKELEQEINELLRRSTELKHLSHTEDHLQLLQSSLSLCTPPNAKNWSEISIHTELMNVMRVLRSSVSELEEKTRKAFSELMEKCNKAMEKFPDKLKIPDKLKIPDNLKSMQQYAVDVTLDPDTANPFLGLSADGKQVRIGQTWNFRPENPKRFVSRCILGKEGFSSGRFYYEVQVKGRNCWELGVARESIDRSIEWTPLEVFLDSGLPLTPEGGFWTMGQKYKSYRNTYEANTSPSVTLTLEKPQKVGVFVDYEEGQVSFYNVETKAHIFSFTGCNFTEKLYPFFDCGFHDNNDPALIISPVSHTD